A region from the Vicia villosa cultivar HV-30 ecotype Madison, WI linkage group LG3, Vvil1.0, whole genome shotgun sequence genome encodes:
- the LOC131660558 gene encoding EG45-like domain containing protein 2 encodes MSFFQHLIIILFSSLFTHFSQADVGTASHYGPPFLPTECFGGGASQFPPTNMFGSAGEGIWDNGAACGRRYEVRCISAAVPRTCIPGQTVQIKIVDRAQSSVSRPSTDHTSMVLSTAAFQVIANVSSSLINIEFQQV; translated from the exons ATGTCTTTCTTCCAGCACCTAATCATCATCCTCTTCTCATCATTGTTCACCCACTTCTCTCAAGCTGACGTTGGCACTGCTTCCCATTACGGCCCTCCCTTTTTAC CGACGGAGTGTTTTGGGGGAGGTGCGTCGCAATTTCCTCCTACCAACATGTTTGGTTCGGCTGGAGAGGGTATATGGGACAATGGTGCAGCATGTGGGAGGCGGTATGAGGTGAGATGCATCAGTGCGGCTGTTCCAAGAACTTGCATTCCTGGTCAAACAGTTCAGATTAAGATTGTTGACAGAGCACAATCCTCTGTTTCTAGGCCCTCAACGGATCATACTTCAATGGTTCTTTCCACCGCTGCTTTTCAAGTCATTGCAAATGTTTCTTCTTCATTGATTAACATTGAATTCCAACA GGTTTGA